One genomic window of Salvia miltiorrhiza cultivar Shanhuang (shh) chromosome 4, IMPLAD_Smil_shh, whole genome shotgun sequence includes the following:
- the LOC131022408 gene encoding probable ADP-ribosylation factor GTPase-activating protein AGD11, with the protein MSVEQENEESETETVSVAGSCLYDLLKLETWEDSPKKSQQPSPCARKRLESVLTEAGNDFCADCGAPDPKWVSLTIGAFICIKCSGVHRSLGVHITKVLSVKLDEWTDEQVDALIEMGGNNAVNFKYETNIPEDYSKPKPDASAEERADFIRRKYELQQFVNNELPMCCPFPASSTASHSRSSSCSSQSGSEKKHYKKQTTTRMHGLGNAFRYSWRREHKAAKKSNSMAGMVEFVGLINVNIVRGTDLAVRDMVSSDPYVILNLGNQSMKTRVIKNNLNPVWNEKLMLSIPEDIPPLKLLVYDKDTFSTDDFMGSAEIDIQPLLSAAKATEYSSISEPMQLGNWKASKEENTLVRDGAIILEDGKVKQEIAIRLQNVERGILEIELECMPLTQ; encoded by the exons ATGTCTGTTGAACAAGAGAATGAGGAATCTGAAACTGAAACTGTTTCAG TCGCAGGTTCTTGTCTTTATGATCTTCTAAAATTGGAAACCTGGGAGGACAGTCCAAAGAAATCACAACAACCTTCTCCCT GTGCGAGAAAGAGGCTGGAGAGTGTATTAACTGAAGCTGGCAATGATTTCTGTGCCGATTGTGGAGCTCCAGATCCAAAATGGGT ATCTTTGACCATTGGAGCATTCATATGTATAAAGTGCTCTGGCGTCCATAGAAGCCTCGGGGTGCATATAACAAAG GTTTTGTCTGTGAAGCTTGATGAGTGGACGGATGAGCAAGTTGATGCCTTAATTGAAATGGGAGGAAACAATGCCGTAAACTTCAAATATGAAACCAACATTCCCGAAGATTACAGCAAACCGAAACCGGATGCATCTGCAGAGGAACGCGCTGATTTCATAAG GAGAAAATACGAGCTTCAACAGTTTGTTAACAATGAATTACCGATGTGCTGCCCTTTTCCAGCGTCATCTACAGCATCCCATAGCCGTTCTTCAAGTTGTTCTTCTCAATCAGGATCCGAGAAAAAACACTACAAAAAACAAACCACTACACGCATGCATGGTCTGGGGAACGCATTTCGTTATAGTTGGAGACGAGAGCACAAGGCAGCAAAGAAAAGCAACTCGATG GCAGGTATGGTTGAATTCGTAGGATTGATTAATGTGAACATCGTAAGAGGCACCGACCTAGCTGTCCGGGATATGGTTTCTAGTGACCCGTACGTCATCCTCAATCTCGGAAATCAA TCTATGAAAACACGAGTCATAAAGAATAACCTCAACCCGGTGTGGAATGAAAAACTAATGTTGTCAATCCCAGAAGATATCCCTCCCCTTAAATTG CTAGTATACGACAAGGATACCTTCTCAACAGATGACTTCATGGGGAGTGCGGAGATTGATATTCAACCACTTCTCTCCGCTGCAAAAGCGACAGAATATTCGTCCATTAGTGAGCCGATGCAGCTGGGGAATTGGAAAGCGAGCAAAGAGGAGAACACCCTCGTGAGGGATGGTGCCATCATCTTAGAAGACGGTAAGGTGAAACAGGAAATCGCTATCAGGTTGCAGAACGTCGAGAGGGGAATCTTGGAGATTGAGCTTGAATGCATGCCTCTCACACAATAG
- the LOC131022409 gene encoding uncharacterized protein At5g39865-like — MSDWKNQEMESPDISQKPGFSSYFNRSLTFNSPSSAAEDEVTTKPLYNLYATPALQRGGSIKSLYSSPFGSMVSAGNSLKGKVRKLCSIFESPKQPPLPSKPSKLLLAAPDSSNFVPKSIPSPVADGPFRLPGTEDRVVIYHTSLRGIRKTFQDCHSIRMIFRGLRVNIDERDISMDVAYRKELQRVLGENHISLPQVFIKGKYIGGADVIRQLLEAGELLRLIKGLPLRPAKPCEACDDMRFAPCGNCSGSRKVFDEDDEQPKRCVECNENGLVRCPLCCS, encoded by the coding sequence ATGTCCGATTGGAAGAATCAGGAAATGGAATCGCCCGATATAAGCCAGAAACCCGGTTTTTCGTCCTACTTCAATCGGTCGCTGACGTTCAATTCCCCTTCTTCGGCGGCGGAGGACGAAGTCACCACTAAGCCCCTCTACAACCTCTACGCCACCCCCGCGCTGCAGCGGGGCGGCTCGATCAAGAGCCTCTACAGCTCCCCGTTTGGTTCGATGGTCTCCGCCGGGAACTCACTCAAGGGCAAAGTCAGGAAGTTGTGCTCAATTTTCGAATCCCCCAAACAGCCTCCTCTCCCTTCAAAACCGTCGAAATTGCTTCTCGCGGCGCCGGATTCGTCCAATTTCGTCCCCAAATCCATCCCCTCCCCCGTCGCCGACGGCCCGTTCCGCCTCCCCGGCACCGAGGACCGAGTCGTGATCTACCACACCAGCCTCCGAGGGATTCGCAAAACATTCCAGGACTGCCACAGCATACGCATGATTTTCCGAGGGTTGCGCGTGAACATCGACGAGCGAGATATTTCGATGGACGTCGCGTACAGGAAGGAATTGCAGAGGGTTTTGGGGGAGAATCACATCAGCCTGCCGCAGGTTTTCATTAAAGGGAAGTACATCGGCGGCGCCGACGTGATACGCCAGTTGCTGGAGGCCGGCGAGCTTCTGCGCCTGATCAAGGGGCTCCCCCTGCGGCCGGCGAAGCCGTGCGAGGCCTGCGACGACATGAGGTTCGCTCCCTGCGGGAACTGCAGCGGCAGCCGCAAGGTGTTCGACGAGGACGACGAGCAGCCCAAGAGGTGCGTGGAGTGCAACGAGAATGGCTTGGTCCGTTGCCCCCTCTGCTGCTCCTGA